The Phacochoerus africanus isolate WHEZ1 chromosome 15, ROS_Pafr_v1, whole genome shotgun sequence genome has a segment encoding these proteins:
- the LOC125116799 gene encoding histone H2B type 2-F-like, with protein MPEPAKSAPAPRKVSKDVVTKVQKKDGKKHKRSHKESCSMYVYKVLKQVHPDTGISSKAMGVMNSFVNNIFEHSGGEASHLVHYNKCSTITSWVIQMAMCLLLPGELAKPAMPKCTKAVSKYTSFK; from the coding sequence atgccTGAACCAGCGAAGTCCGCTCCCGCCCCAAGGAAGGTCTCCAAGGATGTGGTGACCAAGGTGCAGAAGAAGGATGGCAAGAAGCACAAGCGCAGCCACAAGGAGAGCTGCTCCATGTACGTGTACAAGGTGCTGAAGCAGGTCCACCCAGACACTGGCATCTCATCCAAGGCCATGGGCGTCATGAACTCCTTTGTTAACAACATCTTCGAGCACAGTGGGGGTGAGGCATCACACCTGGTGCATTACAACAAATGCTCAACCATCACATCCTGGGTGATCCAGATGGCCATGTGCTTGCTGCTGCCAGGGGAGCTGGCCAAGCCTGCCATGCCCAAGTGCACCAAGGCTGTTTCCAAGTATACAAGCTTCAAGTAA